CGTCTTTGGGAAGAAGCAGCGTGGCCGTTTCGCCGGGCCAGTTCAGAACGAGCACATACCCGCCTTCTTGCGGCTTCCATGTGACCTGGGCTGACCGGTCGTTGCCCATGCGGTGGGGATGATAAAGAGCCAGGAATTCAATCTGTGATGATTTTTCCGGAGTTTCGGCCGTCAGATGCCATTCCCTCACCGTGATCCTGGGCCGGGGATTGGGATCATATTCGTTCGTTTGTGTGAAGCTCAGCCTTTCCGGCGTCAGGAATTGGACGGGGCATTCCACCTGACCCACTCGGGCAACAACGCGGTTGCCATCGACCTCCATTTTCTCCGGGCTGTGGAGCCAGTACTGATATTGCACCGGACGCGTGGCGACCAACCGATCGTAAATGACGATCCATTCCGGCTTGAGAAAGATGATCGTGCGGGTGAATCTTCTCAGGAGAGGTTGTCCCTTGCCCTGGGGATCGCCGGGGTCTCGGTAGCAGGGGCCTGCCTCGCCTTCCACAACGTCGATCTCCGGGGACGTGTAAAAGGCCGTAATTTGCCCACGTGTCTCGGCCGAGTGGGGAACCTGGCCAATCCCATCGACCGTAATGCTGTTCACCGATCGCGTGCTCCACATCCAGCGAACGTGGTGAGCGCTCCCGTAGAGATCTCGCCGTCCGCTGGAGACAAAAAGGCGCGCATTGTACGCCGTGAGAAGGAAAGAGTTGTTGGCGTCGTAACCGTGCGATTGGGTGCCGAAGGGACTCGATTTGAAGAGGATCTGGATGTTGTCGCGGGCATCGAGGAGGGTTGTATTCAGGGCGGCCTGGCCCGTTCCGCGAAATACCCGCGAAGTCGGCAGGTCATCCGGCGGTTGGGAGACAACTTTTGGAAGTGTTCCGCGGACGAATTCCCAGAATTCCCTGGGTTGCGGCGGTCCACCCATGCTTTCCACATACCACATCCAGTGCGGATTACGGGCCTGAACAGCGAAAATGGACATGAGCGGCACGTTACTGCGGGCCTCGCGGGTGCAGGCCAAATCGCCGAAACCGCCCGTCACGGCGTGGGGAGGCATTAAATACAACGCGTAGTAGCCCGCCTTTGAAAAATACGGCTTTTGGAAGGCGTTGATTCTGAACGTGGCGCGCATGATGTCGGCCCACCAGGTAAAACGTTCCATGTAACTCGCCCAGTAGCTGGATCCTTCGTGCCATCCGCCATCGTCGTCGCACCAGACCGGGTAGGTGTTGAAAAACACGTTGAGGGCGAACCACGTCCAGTCATCCGCCTCGGGGATTTCGCCGTGAAAAGTGATCCCAACTTCGCCGAGAAAATGCCACGCCCGATTTGCATGACTGTTATACGGTCGCCAGAAATGCCGCGGACACAACGTGCGGTACATTTCCGTTCCCCGAATCCGCATGACTTCTCGGCATTTCTGACGCTCTTCTTCGGTCAGGAGGTCATAAACAAACGTATAGGTGCGTGAGAAATAGTAGGCGTAGGGCATTCCCGCTTCGTCGTTGTAGCGAAAACCAGTCGAGCCCACGGGGTCCCATTTCGCACAGTCCAGGAGGATCCTTTTGGCAAGCTCTCCGTAGGGCCTGTGGCCGCCTACCCGATAAACAAACCCCAAAAGAGCCGATGTACCGAGGGCTCGAATGGTGTATTCTCGGTTTCCCCACCAGATTTTCGCCCATTCATCGCTCTTTGTTTCGATATTGGGTGGATACTTGGGTGGTTCCTCGGTGGGCGGGGGATTGCGGAGGGCATTTTCGCACCGTGCGACCAGCCGCTCCCAGAGATCTTTCAACTCGCCTTTCGCGGCTGCCCGTAGTCGGGGAAGGTCCTCCGGTCGAATGAATAGACGCGGATGATCGGCCGGGATCCTCGCCAGCAATTCATCCCGGGATGGCATCGGCATGGACACAGCGTGTGGAGGGATGGTGAATTGCCGCACACGGCTCCAATGGGTTACGACTGCCTGGTTACGCCCACGGTACCGCCAGAAATACCGGCCTGCCCCAAAGGTTTTTGGCGGACAATGGACATTCCAGATGATTCCGCGGGCCTCGTAGACCATGTCGCGAAAATCGGAGTCCCGCGCGACTTGGATTTCCCAATCTTGGATATTGTTTTGCGGACGCCAGCTGAATGCCGGTGGATCCGTGGCGGAAATCGACTGATCCTCCGGGCGGTAACCCCACTCTCCCGGCTGGGCCGGTGATTCATCAAGTGCCAGACGACTTTCTTGACCTGAAGCCCGTACTCCAGTCCATAGCACAGATGAAAGGGCAAAGAGCAAGCTGAAAGCCGTATGAAGTCCGATCGACCGGTTCATGGAAGGGCCTCCCCGATTAACACCGATTGGGCGATTCTAAACAGTGGAGAGCGTGTAACTGGGACCACTGAAACAACGCGGGCAGCCCTATTGTGGTATGCGATCCTTCGAGCCGCAAGTCACCAGGGGGTGCCTGTTGGGGCCTTTGCCAGGTGGGAGGGAATTCCGATTCCGCAGCTCAAGGCATTTGCTGAGGGTCCCAAGTATGGACAAAGTCGACCAGGGCCAGCACATTGTCGACGGGCGTCGATGGGAGGACTCCATGCCCGAGATTGAAAATATGTCCCGGACGCCCGCGAGTTCTCTCCAGAATGCGGCGGGCTTCTTCGAGAACGAACTCCCGCGAAGCACAAAGAACCGCGGGGTCCAGATTTCCCTGGATCGCGTGGTCTTCGCCAATGGCTGCCCACGCGTCGGCGAGGTCCACCCGCCAGTCCACGCCGACGACCTGTCCACCCACTTCAGCCTGAAGGGGAATCAGGGCCGGATTTCCGGTCAGGAAGTAAATGACGGGAACATTCCGAGGTAATTGGCTTACCACGGCTTGGGTGTACGGCAGCACGAACTGCCGGTAGTGGTCCGGAGCCAGACATCCTGCCCAGCTATCGAAGAGTTGGATGGCCTGCACTCCTGCGTCGATTTGGGCGTTCAGATACCGTGCCACGGACGCCACCAGACGTTCCATGAGTTCCCGCCAGGCCTGAGGGTAGGCAAACACAAAGCGTTTTGTGCGTTCGAAGGAGCGGGACGTACGGCCCTCAATGGCGTAAGCGGCGAGTGTGAAAGGGGCACCTGCAAAGCCGATCAACGGAATTTCCGCTGGAAGATTGGCTCTGGCCAGGCGGACTGCCCGGAACACATAGTCCAGCGCGCCGAGATCTTTCTCTTGTATTTCGCGGACGGATTCCACATCGTCAGGGAGTCGCAACGGATTGCGAATGACCGGCCCTTCGTCGGGACCAAAACGAAGGTCGAACCCCATCGGCTCCAGAATCGGTAAAAGATCAGCAAACAGGATCGCCGCATCCACACCAAGCCGGGCCACCGCATTCACCGTGATTTCCGCAGCCAACTCCGGAGATCGACACAGCTCAAGAAAGGAAACTTTCTCACGAAGTTGGCGGTACTCTGGCAAATAGCGGCCGGCCTGCCTCATCAACCAGATGGGGACGCGCTCGACGGGCTGGCGGCGGGCCGCCTTCATGAAATTACTCTCTTCCCACGGAAATGCTGCCATACCCCTCGTTCTCGTTACAGCTTGCTGTGTGGTTAACGGTTCCCTCGTGAAATCGCATTCATCGTAACCGGCTGTGATGAGATTTTCTACCTTGCCTGAGCTTTCCCAATCACGGAAGAAAGTGGTCTGATGATAGCCGAGCTGTTAACAAAAAAGAATCGCCCGAAGACTTGGGCGTCCTCGGGCGATTCGTGACTCACGTGGTGACGGTCACTTGCAACAGGACCGGCCTAATTGATTCAGGCGTTCGGAGCCTGGGGCAGCGGGGCCGGAGCGGTCGGCTTCTCGGCTTTCTTGGGAGCAGGCTGTTCAGCCGGAGCGGCCTCAACGCCGCAGCCACACTCACTCACCACGCAGGCGCGTTTCTCGCAGCCAAGCAGATTGCGGAGGAAGTTGAGGACCGGCCGTTCGCAGCGAGGCTGGCAGCCGGGTTCGCAGGCCGCCTCGCAAGCGGGCTCGCAGGCCTTCTCGCAAGCCGGCTTCTCGCAGGCGACCTCGCACTCACGGCAGTGGAGCCGGTGATGGAGACGGCACAGGGGGCCGCACACCGGTTCCTTGCAGGCCGGCTCGCAAGCCTTCTCGCAAGCCGGTTCGCAGGCCTGGGCTTGCTCGCAGGCATTGCAGTCGGGTTGGCCGCAGGTTGGGCAGGCCGGGCCAAACACCCTGCGGACGAGGTTTCGCACAGGCTGCGGACGGCAGGTGACGCACTCCGGAGCGCAGGCCGGTTCAGGCACGGCGCACTTGGCCGGTTCACATGCCTCGCAGGCCGTTACGTGCCGGTGGGACGCAAACAGATCCCGCAAGCCGGCAAACAGATCACAACGTTTCGCCCGTTCACAGGGCTCACATGCCGGGGCTGGCTGGGCACAAGCCTGACAGCCCTCGTCGAGGCTGACCATGCGGCCGAACATGTCGGCTCCCCAGCTTCGGCCGCACAGCATCGCGCTGATCACAAGCGCTCCCAGTAGCAGTGTCTTTCTCATTGAACGTGCACTCCTCTACACGACCTGAGAGAGCGTGGCCTTCCAACCTGTCGGCCCCAACCCGAGCACCGCACACGGCCGCTGCGCGACGCGCTCAATCTCGGTCAGTGGGTTCTCCCATGGGTTAGAACCGACTGGGTGGATTAGGGTCGCAGCGCGGGAAGGATCGCACGCGTCCCTCAAAACCCAACTGATTCGCGTCAGGTCCGTCGAACCCTTCCGTGGTTCGATTGTTCCCCGTCGGTTGCCTGACACGCCTCCTTCTGGCTGCTTCATAACCTCGCGTTGGCGAGGTTCAGTTCTCGTAATCGGCATTCGAGTTGAGCACCCTTGAGCGTACGCAAGTGTATTTCTGAGAATGGGTTACTATTCAGAAAAGGGGGCTTTTGTCTGTTGCGGGAAATAGAAAGGCGGGGCAACATTTAACGGCAAAATACGGCTCCAATCGGCCGTTAAACTTTTCCTATGTTTTCTGCCCGCGTTGAGCAGCAGATCCGCTCACGCCGCCATCATGAGACAACGCGGCCTCTCTTGAATTGCCCTGGCCCCGCCCGCACAATAGCCCTCATGAGTGACAAACGCTATCGACTGGCCGACTTCAACCAAATACCCGGCGTGGCTTGCCCTTGCGGCACGGCTTTCCGGGCTTTCGCCGACGTGCCGGAGTTCCCCGGGACGATTCACCGGACCGAAATCCACACCGCGGCTCGGCCGCACTTCCATCGAAAGTTGACGGAAACCTACTACATTTTGGAGGCGGATCCGGGTGCTTTTCTGGAATTGGATGGCGACGTCATACCCGTTCACCCTGGACTTTGTGTGATTATCCCTCCCGGTGTTGTTCATCGCGCGGTGGGGCGGATGGTGATCCTCAACATCGTGGTTCCTAAATTTGACCCCAGCGACGAAGTCCTGGTGGACGAGTCAAAAGACCTTCACTCGGAATAGCATTTCTGACAATCAGGCTGTAAATACATGCAACGTTCACCAGAAGCCGCGTAGACACCGAGAAAAGCGAGGGAAGACTTGATCAGCGATCGGATAGGCTTTCCAACATTCCCTCGTCAACCACATGGGAACAAGCAACCTTGAGAGCGCTTCCCAGCGGAAGGGGACGGAGGGACACGATGACAGGTATTCGGCCGCGCCTTGTTCGGAATGCTCAGGGGTCTGTGTTACTGGTCGCCGTGGTTGTTTTGGTTCTGTCTGGGGTGAATGCCGATCAATGCACCCAGGCAGGCGACTGGCCGCAGCTCGGGGGTTCATCGACCCGCAATAACGTTTCCCCGGCCGCGGGTTTGCCGGTGAGTTGGTCGTTGGGTGAGGTTGATCGTGCCACGGTACGGTGGATTGGCGGCACAACCGCCCGGAATATCCGCTGGGTCACACCGCTGGGAACGGAATCGTACGGCAGCCCTGTGGTTGCGGGGAACAAGATATTTTGTGGAACGAACAACGGCCAGGGATATGTGCCGCGGTATCCACCGAAGGTGGATTTGGGATGTCTCCTTTGCCTGAGCAGAGACACGGGAGCCTTTCTTTGGCAGTATTCAGCCCCGGTGCTTTCTGACTCCGGGATGAACTGGCCCGAGCAGGGGTTGTGCTCCACGCCTCTCGTTGAGGGGGACCGGCTCTGGGTGGTCACGAACCGGGGCTGTGTGGTCTGCCTCGACACGGAGGGTTTTTATGACGGCGAGAACGACGGCCCCTTCACACGGGAGGAATCCACGGACCTCCGTGAGGCGGACGTCGTGTGGGAGTTCAACATGATCGAAAGATTGGGAGTTCATCCCCGGTATATGACATCGTCCTCACCCACCGCTTGGGGCGATCTGCTTTTTGTTGTTACATCGCACGGCACGGGAGAAAAAGGCGAGATTGCTCGGCCGGATGCACCCAGTTTTCTCGCATTAGACAAGAAGACGGGGGAAATAGTCTGGGCCGACAACTCGCCCGGCGATCGCATCCTGGAAGGGCAGTGGTCCAGTCCCGCCTGTGGAGTCCTGGGGGGTGTGCCGCAGGTGATCTTTGGAGGAGGCGACGGCTGGGTGTATTCATTTCTGGCAGAACGCACGACGAACGGGAAGCCCACACTCCTATGGAAATTCGACGCCAATCCAAAGAAAACGCGTTTTGAGGAAGGGGGACTGGGCGATCGGAATTACCTGGTGGCTGCTCCCGTCATCGCGGGCGGCAAAGTGTACGTGGTGACCGGTCAAGATCCTCAATGGGGTGAAGGCCCCGGCGATCTCTGGTGTATTGACCCTACCAAACGGGGAGATATCAGTGCCGAGTTGGTTGTTGATTCGGCCGGAAATCCGGTACCACCGCGGCGAACGTTCGCCGTAGACGAAAGCCGCGGCGAACGGGTGGTCACCAACCCTAACTCGGGTGTCATCTGGCATTATCGCGGCCAGGACCTCAACGGTAATGGAAAACTGGATTTTGAAGAAACATTACACCGGACGCTGGGAATGCCTGCGGTGGCGGGGGGGATTCTCGTGGTGGGCGACGGCTCCGGAATCGTCCACTGCTTGGATGCGGAAACAGGGCAACTCCTGTGGACCCACGACATGATGGCCTCGGTCTGGGGATCACCATTAATCGCCGACGGGAAGGTTTATCTGGGGGATGAGGACGGTGATGTGGCGGTTTTTGAGCTGGCTCGTGAAATGAAGCTGCTGGCCGAGAATCCCATGGCAAGTTCCGTGTATACTACCCCCATTGCGGTGGACGGCGTGCTTTACATCGTCACCCGGCGCCACTGTGTCGCAATCGGTTCACATTCTGCGAATTCAACGGCCAATACGCCGTGACAATGAGAGCGAAAACTGGCAAGAGGTGAGAAAATTCGCGGGAGGTGCGGCGACGATGCAACCGACAAATAAACGCACAGCGTGGGTTTGCACGCTCGTGGCAATTGGCGTGCTCGGCGGGCTGGGGGTGGAGAGAGTTCCGGCACGCGACTGGTATGTGGCCGTGGATGGCCGCCCGCAAAATTCGGGAACTCGCGAATCGCCGTGGGATCTGGAGTCGGCACTCGGCGGCCGGCAAAAGATTGAGCCGGGCGACACGCTCTGGATATCGGGTGGTACCTACCGCTTTCCCGATCGTTCGCTCAACAGTCCGGGATTCACCGTTCGGTTGACTGGTGAACCGAATAGACCGATTCACGTCCGTGCGGTGCGGGGGGAACGCGTCACGATCGACGGCGGCTTAAGCGTGGTTAGCCCCAGCGATTATGTGTGGATTTGGGATCTGGAAATCCTGGTCTCGGAAAACTTCACGATGAGCCGGGAACTGGATGAACCGGGTTCGCATCCGCAAAGCTACGGCCGACCATGGGGTGGGCTTAATATTCATGCGGGAAAAGGCTGCAAGTATATCAACCTCGTCATTCATGACAATGCCCAGGGAGTCAGTTTCTGGCGCGGAGCCACCGATAGCGAGTTGCACGGCTGCATCATCTTCGACAACGGATGGAAAGCGCCGGATCGGGGTCATGGGCACGCAATTTACACCCAGAATGAAAACGGCGTCAAAATCATTTCCGATTGCATCATGACCGGCGGGTTTGGATACACGATGCATGCTTACGGTTCGGAGCGGGCGTTCGTGGACCACTACCTGGTGCAGGGAAATATCGCCTACAATGGCGGGACCTTCCTCATCGGTGGCGGTCGGCCCAGCCGCGATATTCGAGTACTGGAGAATTTCTTTTACAACGTCAATCTGCAGCTGGGCTATTCTGCCCCATTTAACGAAGATTGTGAGGTTCGCAATAATATCCTCGTTAACGGCAGCCTGGCAATCAATCGTTTTCGCCAAGTCATTCAGGAAGGCAATCTCATCATTCCACCTGGGGCACCGCGACCCAACGAACCAGCCCGCGTCGTCCTTCGCCGAAATCGGTATGATCCCACACGGGCCCACGTCCTCGTGTTCAACTGGAAGAAAAACCCCACCGTGGATGTATCACTGGACGGTTTTGCAACCCCAGGAATGATCTATCGTTTTATGGAACCGCGAGATGTGTATGGGCGTCCCGTTTTGGAAGGCCGGTACACAGGTCAACCGGTACAGGTACCGATGCAGGGAGAATTCGGCGTCTGGGTGGTCTTTGTACAACAACCCTGAGTTGTGGCGGTTGCACACTGGAGCAACAGTTCCGCGATGGCACCCCTGACCGTTATTCCAGCTGTGCCAGCTCTTCGAGTTTTTTCATATTGATGATTTCCAATTCGTTGCGGGAGAGGTGTTTGATCGCTCCCACCAACTCCAGCCGACGGAGGACCCGGGAAAAGGTTTCACTTGTGAGGTCAAGCTGGGCAGCGAGGTGCCGTTTGAGCGTCGGTAACCGAACTTTCTGATGATCGCGGTGTGATTTTTCGAGGAGCAGCCTCGCAACCCGGCCTGCCGCGTCGCGGAGTGTCAGGTCTTCCACGAGATCCACCAGGCGCCTCACCCAAAGGCAAAGGCTGAGAAGTAATTGCCGGCAGAGTTCGTGGTCTTCCGCGATCAGCTTTTGCAGGGGTTCGAGTGGAAGAAGTACGCAGGTGGTGGGCGATACAGCTTCAGCACAGGCAGGACACGGAAAATTGCCGATGGCGGCCACCTCCGCAAACGTTTCTCCAGGGCCAACCAGGTGTAACACCCGCTCTCGCCCCTGGGGTGTGCGCTTGAAGATCCGCACCAGGCCGGTGCCCACCACGTACATCCCTGGGCAAAGCTCGTTCTGCCGAAAGATGGTTTGTCCGCTGCGAAATTTCACTACACGGGAAATGGCAAACAGCCGTCGAAAGGCCGTTTCGTTGACATCCGCGAAAAACGGGCAATTTTCCAGAATCTCTACCGCTGAAGGTGACATGATGCCTTGCCGGGCTAGGTGGCTGGTTGAACTCTCAAATAATTTTTGGCCGGACTTGATCTGCGTCAAAATCTCAAAACATCCTGGCCCGTATTATAGCGTTGGATGGCCAATCAACGGGATTGGCCTGCGAATGAAAAAGCGAGCGCAAAGGAAGTTTCTGAGCTTTTGGACGCTGCATAAGGAGGAGTTGTCTATGTTCTGCAACCAATGTGAACAGACCTCGAATTGCACCGGATGTGTTATCAGCCCGGGTGTTTGTGGCAAGAACGAGGATGTGCAATCCCTTCAGGAAACACTCCTTTATGGTGTGAAAGGGATGGCTGCGTACGCCCATCATGCCCGGCGATTGGGCATGGTCGACGAAGAGGTGGACGCCTTCATCGAGAATGCCCTCTTTGCCACGATGACCAACGTAAACTTCGATTTAGACAGCCTGTTTGAGCTGGTTCTCGAATGTGGCCGCCACAATCTCCGCGTTATGGAGATGCTCGACGAGGGCCACGTTCGTCGCTACGGTCAGCCCAGTCCCACGACAGTCAAAGAGGGAACGCAGGCGGGACCAGGCATCCTCGTGACGGGACATGACCTCCGCGATTTGGAAGAGCTTCTCAAGCAGTGCGAGGGCACTCCCATTAAGGTGTACACGCACGGGGAAATGCTCCCCGCCCACATGTATCCCAAACTTCGTGAACATCCCAATCTGGCCGGGCATTATGGGGGCGCCTGGCAGAAGCAACGTCGAGAATTCGAGGAATTCTCTGGGCCTATTGTCGCCACCACCAATTGCATCCTTATCCCGAAAGACAGTTACAAGGACCGGGTGTTCACCACTCGGGTGACAGCCGTTCCTGGCGGTACCCGCCTGAAAGACGGCGATTTTTCCCCGGTGATCAAAAAAGCCCTGGAATGCCCGCCCTTGCCGGAGAATATCCACCGTGAAAGCACCGTTGGGTTCCATCACAGCGTGATCCTGTCGCTGGCCGACCAGATCGTCCAGGCCGTCAAGGAAGGCAAAGTCCGTCACTTCTTCGTCATCGGTGGTTGCGACGGCGCGGAAATCGGGCGGAACTACTTCAGCGATTACGCGCGGGCGACACCGCCCGATTCCTTCATCCTGACGTTGGGGTGTGGGAAGTACCGGATTCGAGATTATGATTACGGCACCCTGCTTGGTTTGCCCAGGCTTCTGGATATGGGCCAGTGCAACAACGCCTATGGGGCCATCAAGGTCGCTTTGGGACTGGCAGAGGCCCTGGGATGCTCTGTCAACGATCTGCCGCTCACTCTGGTGGTATCGTGGTTCGAACAGAAAGCTGTCGCGGTGCTGCTGACACTTCTGTACCTGGGGGTAAAGGGGATTACCATCGGTCCCAAACCGCCAGCTTTCATCACACCAAACGTGTTTAAGATCCTCCAGGAGAAATACGACCTGCGGCTGATCGGGCAGACGGCGGAAGACGATCTGCGGCGCGTCCTGGCGGTACGGGGCTCTGACGCCGCAGACACCCCCTCGGTCTCGCCCAAGGCCAACATCGCTGGCTGATCACTGCCCGTGAATGAAGAGTGGACGGCCATGTGGAACGCAAAGGCGGTAGGGAACCTGCAAGTTCCCTACCGCGTCTTGCGTGTCGATTGATTCCCTGATGATTCGGGTGTCGTACATTAGGAAAGTTTTTGAAAGGTGTTGCAACCAAGCGACCGATTCGGGGATTTGCGAAACCATTCTTGCAAGTACCTTGCACGTGATGGAGTTATCCGTGTTATAATTTGGCGAATGCAGTTCTGAGATGTTATTTTAGCTATGTATAATTCATCTACTCGGTAAAGATGAAAGACTCATCTGACATGGGCCCCGGTATGCTTAAAGCCGGCACACAAAAGCGGCTGTGGGATTTTCTATCACTTGGTTGGCTTCCCACTTCCGTGCGTTTGCTCGTGTTTGGAAGTTGGGGGATCTGCCTGGGGTTGGCCGCGCTGGTGGCCCATATTTCGCGTGCTCCCTCCTATTTGAGCGATGATCCCGAGGTGTGCGTCAACTGTCATGTGATGCGTCCTGAATACGTGAGCTGGCGTCACAGCAGTCACGCGGAGGTGGCCCACTGTAATGATTGCCATGTTCCTCAGGATTCATTTTGGCGGCACTGGTTGTTCAAGGCGCGAGATGGTCTCTGGCATGCCACCGTGTTCACCATGCGCTGGGAGCCACAGGTGATCAAGTTGTCCAAGAGAGCAGAGCCGGTTGTGGAGCAGAACTGTCGGCGCTGTCATGAAGCGCTGATCAGTTTCACGTCGCTTCGCGAGCATGCCCCGGGTGATCTCCGCTGCTGGGATTGTCACACAGAGGTGCCCCACGGTTCAGTACGGGGTCTGGCGACCACACCCGGTTACCTTGATCCCAGCCTGCCGCCGGTGGGGCCCAACACAGTGGGACCCCGAATCGGCGGGCGCGAGCCCCGGGCTTCTGGCGAGGGCGCCGGTCGGTAATACGCCTGGGTCAATTGTCACGCTCTTTTGGGGAATGCGCACTTTGAAGATTCTTTGAAGATTTGGAAAAGAGGTGGAAACAATGGATCAATCGCACAACACTTCACAGGGAAAGCAATGGGCTTGGGTAGGATGGGTGCTTTTTGGAGTCGCGTTGATCGTTACATTTGGCCTCGGGCTGTTAGCGTCCTCGATCCTCACCCGACGTCGGGAAGCCCTGCCGCCCCAACCCGTGCATCCCATTGCCAGATGGGAGTCAGACAGCAGCAAGTGGGCGGCCAATTTCCCCCGGGAATATGACCGCTACCGTCGGATGATGGACGATACCACCCGAACGAAATACGGCGGAGCATTTCCTCGTGATTATTTGGAAGAAACACCAGCCAACGTGATTCTCTTCGCGGGGTACGCTTTTGCCAAGGACTACCGGCAGGCACGGGGCCATGTGTATGCCGTGGAGGATGTGACGCACACCAAACGGGTCAACGAAAAAACACCAGCCACCTGCTGGACCTGCAAGAGTACGGATGTCCCTCGGCTGCTGGCCCAGATGTCACCCGCCGACTTCTACAAGCAGCCTTTTGCGGCATTCAAGAGTGAGATCACCCACCCCATCGGCTGCCTGGACTGTCATGATCCCACGGACATGCGGTTGGTGATCACGAGGCCGGCACTTCGTGAAGCCCTGCAAAGACAGGGCCGTGATCCCGACAAGCTTTCGCACCAGGAAATGCGGACGATGGTGTGTGCCCAATGCCATGTGGAGTACTACTTCAAAGGCGATGGAAAGTACCTCACATTTCCGTGGGATAAGGGCACGTCCATTGAGCAGATTGAAAGCTACTACGAGGAGGCTGATTTCAGTGATTGGACGCATGCCGTCAGTCACGCTCCCATGGTGAAAATGCAGCATCCGGATTTCGAAATATATTCCACGGGAATCCATGCCTACCGCAACGTCTCCTGTGCCGACTGTCACATGCCGTACATGAGTGAGGGAGGCGTCAAATTCACGGACCATCACGTGCAGAGTCCGCTGCTCAATATCGCGAACTCGTGCGCTGTTTGTCACCGATGGAGCGAAGAGGAAATCCGCAATCGTGTGGAAAGCATCCAGGATAAAATTCACGAAGTCCGGGGACGGGTAGAACAGGCCCTCGTGGCGGCGCATTTCGATGTGGCGGCCGCCATGCAGGCAGAGGCCACCGACGAGGAACTGCAAACTCCGCGTCAGCTCATCCGTCGAGCGCAGCTCCGATGGGATTTTGTGGCGGCCAACAACGGCATGGGATTTCACTCACCGGCGGAGTGCCTGCGGATCCTGGCTGCGGCCCTCGATCTCGCTGGGCAAGCCCGTTCCGAAGCTAGCCGAATTCTGGCCAAACACGGTATCACCGACCCCATCATCTATCCCGATGTGAGCACCAAGGAAAAAGCCCAGGCCGTGGAGCAACTGTTCGTCAAAGGAACTCCCCCCAATCTCTTGCCAAACAAGGTAGGCGGCGACCGCGCTTCCGCTGCCCTCACAGCCGGGCCGTGATGCCATTAAAAACGGGTGGCAAACCGCCGATGGCCAGTCATGCCGTTTTGCGTGATTAGCGCCGCCGGGTACGCCTGATTCGTCGCGGCTTTGGGCGATGCGAACAGCGGGTACGGCCTTCTTCCAGAGGGTCGCGATCTTCTTCCGCCGAGAAAACTGGGGGAGGCAACCTGGCGGCTAATGCCGTGGCATCCTCGTCGGTCAAATCCTGCCGCGCATACCCGTAACCGCGGA
This is a stretch of genomic DNA from Thermogutta terrifontis. It encodes these proteins:
- a CDS encoding ammonia-forming cytochrome c nitrite reductase subunit c552 gives rise to the protein MDQSHNTSQGKQWAWVGWVLFGVALIVTFGLGLLASSILTRRREALPPQPVHPIARWESDSSKWAANFPREYDRYRRMMDDTTRTKYGGAFPRDYLEETPANVILFAGYAFAKDYRQARGHVYAVEDVTHTKRVNEKTPATCWTCKSTDVPRLLAQMSPADFYKQPFAAFKSEITHPIGCLDCHDPTDMRLVITRPALREALQRQGRDPDKLSHQEMRTMVCAQCHVEYYFKGDGKYLTFPWDKGTSIEQIESYYEEADFSDWTHAVSHAPMVKMQHPDFEIYSTGIHAYRNVSCADCHMPYMSEGGVKFTDHHVQSPLLNIANSCAVCHRWSEEEIRNRVESIQDKIHEVRGRVEQALVAAHFDVAAAMQAEATDEELQTPRQLIRRAQLRWDFVAANNGMGFHSPAECLRILAAALDLAGQARSEASRILAKHGITDPIIYPDVSTKEKAQAVEQLFVKGTPPNLLPNKVGGDRASAALTAGP
- a CDS encoding Crp/Fnr family transcriptional regulator, whose product is MSPSAVEILENCPFFADVNETAFRRLFAISRVVKFRSGQTIFRQNELCPGMYVVGTGLVRIFKRTPQGRERVLHLVGPGETFAEVAAIGNFPCPACAEAVSPTTCVLLPLEPLQKLIAEDHELCRQLLLSLCLWVRRLVDLVEDLTLRDAAGRVARLLLEKSHRDHQKVRLPTLKRHLAAQLDLTSETFSRVLRRLELVGAIKHLSRNELEIINMKKLEELAQLE
- a CDS encoding right-handed parallel beta-helix repeat-containing protein, whose translation is MQPTNKRTAWVCTLVAIGVLGGLGVERVPARDWYVAVDGRPQNSGTRESPWDLESALGGRQKIEPGDTLWISGGTYRFPDRSLNSPGFTVRLTGEPNRPIHVRAVRGERVTIDGGLSVVSPSDYVWIWDLEILVSENFTMSRELDEPGSHPQSYGRPWGGLNIHAGKGCKYINLVIHDNAQGVSFWRGATDSELHGCIIFDNGWKAPDRGHGHAIYTQNENGVKIISDCIMTGGFGYTMHAYGSERAFVDHYLVQGNIAYNGGTFLIGGGRPSRDIRVLENFFYNVNLQLGYSAPFNEDCEVRNNILVNGSLAINRFRQVIQEGNLIIPPGAPRPNEPARVVLRRNRYDPTRAHVLVFNWKKNPTVDVSLDGFATPGMIYRFMEPRDVYGRPVLEGRYTGQPVQVPMQGEFGVWVVFVQQP
- the hcp gene encoding hydroxylamine reductase, which codes for MFCNQCEQTSNCTGCVISPGVCGKNEDVQSLQETLLYGVKGMAAYAHHARRLGMVDEEVDAFIENALFATMTNVNFDLDSLFELVLECGRHNLRVMEMLDEGHVRRYGQPSPTTVKEGTQAGPGILVTGHDLRDLEELLKQCEGTPIKVYTHGEMLPAHMYPKLREHPNLAGHYGGAWQKQRREFEEFSGPIVATTNCILIPKDSYKDRVFTTRVTAVPGGTRLKDGDFSPVIKKALECPPLPENIHRESTVGFHHSVILSLADQIVQAVKEGKVRHFFVIGGCDGAEIGRNYFSDYARATPPDSFILTLGCGKYRIRDYDYGTLLGLPRLLDMGQCNNAYGAIKVALGLAEALGCSVNDLPLTLVVSWFEQKAVAVLLTLLYLGVKGITIGPKPPAFITPNVFKILQEKYDLRLIGQTAEDDLRRVLAVRGSDAADTPSVSPKANIAG
- the nrfH gene encoding cytochrome c nitrite reductase small subunit, with amino-acid sequence MGPGMLKAGTQKRLWDFLSLGWLPTSVRLLVFGSWGICLGLAALVAHISRAPSYLSDDPEVCVNCHVMRPEYVSWRHSSHAEVAHCNDCHVPQDSFWRHWLFKARDGLWHATVFTMRWEPQVIKLSKRAEPVVEQNCRRCHEALISFTSLREHAPGDLRCWDCHTEVPHGSVRGLATTPGYLDPSLPPVGPNTVGPRIGGREPRASGEGAGR